The window AGGCCGTAGCCGATGCCAAAATGGCAGGAATCCGGCCGGTTATGATCACCGGAGACCATAAGATCACTGCAACTGCCATAGCAAAGCAGATCGGAATTTTTGAACATGGAGATATGGCGGTAACCGGCGCGGAATTAGACGCCATGACCGATGAAGAACTGGACTCAAATATAGCAAAGACTTCCGTATATGCCAGGGTGTCACCGGAAAACAAGATCCGTATTGTGGACGCATGGCAGCGGCGGGGAAATGTTGTTTCAATGACAGGAGACGGAGTCAACGATGCGCCTGCCTTAAAGAAGGCCGACATTGGAGTTGCCATGGGAATCACGGGAACAGAGGTTTCCAAGGATGCCGCGTCCATGATTCTGGCGGATGATAATTTCGCCACCATTATAAAGGCGGTTGCCAATGGACGTAACGTGTACCGGAATATAAAAAATGCCATCCAGTTTTTGCTCTCAGGCAACACGGCAGGAATCCTTTCCGTCCTTTACACCTCCATTATGGCCCTTCCCGTTCCCTTTGCCCCGGTTCATCTGTTATTCATTAACCTGCTTACTGATTCCCTTCCGGCTATTGCTATTGGTATGGAGCCTGCGGAGCATGGCCTTCTGAACCGGAAGCCAAGAGATCCAAAAGAAGGGATCCTGACGAAAGAGTTTTTACTTAAGATACTGGTTCAGGGCGGACTGATTGCCGCATGTACCATGACTGCTTTCCATATAGGCTTAAGACAGGGCAGTGCTGCCACAGCAAGCACCATGGCTTTTTGTACCTTGACCCTTTCCCGTCTGTTCCATGGATTTAACTGCAGAAGCCGCCATTCTATTTTCCGGCTGGGCTTTGCAACCAACTGGTACAGCCTGGGAGCATTCCTGGCAGGCGTTTCCTTATTAAGCCTTGTCATGTTTGTACCTGTTCTTGAAAAGCTGTTTTCCGTAACTCCTCTTACCGGGGGCCAGATCGGCATGGTATACGGACTTGCGGTTATCCCGACCGCAATCATACAGCTTACAAAGGTCATAAAAGAAAACAGGAAATAATTGCATCAAAAAAAAAAGAGGTTCAACCGAAAAAAAGTGTTGAACCTCTTTTTTAAAAATGATAAAATACTTCAGTAATTAAAAATTTAATATGGGAGAAAGGACGACACATGACAGGACAACCTTCATTTAAAGTAAGAAATTGCGGACCGCTGTCCAGGCGGACGAAATTTCAGATTCTTGCCCTGGTGCCGATTTATTTTATTGTTGCAGGCTTCTTTCTGCAGCCGTTTGATGGAATTTGGAGGGGTATTATTACGATTGTCAGGGAACCGGATTTCCTGATTACGGATTATTTTGCTATTGGCGGAGTAGGAGCTGCATTTGTTAATGCGGGTGTATTGACCTTATTAAGTATTGCAATTGTGTATTTTCTTGGTATGGAGATGAGCGGCCATACTATAACCTCATGCTTTCTCATGTTTGGTTTTTCCCTTTTCGGGAAAAATATCATGAATATATGGGCTATTATGATGGGGATTTGCCTGTATTCTTATTATCACAAAACTTCCATAACACGTTATATCTATGTTGGCTTTTACGGGACTTCTTTGTCACCGATCATTACTCAGATCATGCAGATCGGTAATCTGCATCTGGCTTCCAGGCTGATTTTAAGCATTCTTGTCGGATTGGCCATTGGATTTGTGCTTCCGCCCTTATCCACACATACGCATTACGCCCACAAGGGATATTCTCTTTATAATGTGGGTTTTTCCGCTGGAATCATTGCTGTTGTTATTGTCTCCCTGATGAAGTCCTTTGGAATTAATATAGAGGCAAGGCTCATCTGGTCTGAGGGAAACAATGAGCTTTTTGCAAAGCTGCTTCTGTTTTTGTTCTTTGGCATGATAATTTTTGCATTTCTGCTGTCAGAGAATGTTGGAAGGCGTTATCTGGACATACTAAAAACATACGGCCTCAGCGGGACGGATTATGTAAAAAGCGAAGGATTTGCACCTACTCTTCTTAATATGGGGATTAACGGTGTCATGTCAACCCTTATCCTTGTCATGATAGGAGGAGCTTTAAACGGACCGACTATTGGAGGAATATTCACCATTGTAGGCTTCAGCGCAACGGGAAAGCATATCCGAAACATTTTCCCCATTATGATGGGAGTAATTCTGGGAGGCTTGGTCCAGAACTGGAGCATTACGGATCCCAGTGCCCTTCTGGCACTTTTATTGTCTACCACCCTTGCGCCCATTGCCGGTGAGTTCGGTGTTGTTGCGGGGATTATAGCCGGATTTCTTCATTCTGCCGCAGCGCTTAATGTAGGCATTGTTTACGGCGGTATGAACCTTTATAACAATGGCTTTGCAGGAGGCCTCATAGCCACCTTCCTGGTGCCGGTACTCCAGTCCATCCGGGACAGAAAGGCACATGCACATGTTCATGATTCCTTATAGTTTTTATGGGAAACGGAAGCCGGAACAGAATAATACTTAAGAACAGGAAAATTTTGAAATGTTGTATCAGATAAAGGATGGGACAGTCACTGCCGGGGGCAGCCTGATCCTGTCACATATTGATTTTGAAATACATGGCAAGGAAAAGATAGCGGTAGTTGGAAACAATGGAGCCGGAAAAACCACTCTTTTAAGGCTGATAGCAGGAGAATTGGAACTGGACCGGGATGACAAGAGGGAAGGTCCGGGGATCACCAGCTCCAGAAAATTGACGGTGGGTTACTTAAAGCAGCAGGCATTTGAGGATAAGGGCAGGACAGTAGGGGAAGAGCTGCTGTCCTCCTGTCCTTTTGCGGATTCCTTTGCAATGGAACGGTTTGAGTATGAACGGGAATATGATACGCTGTTTACCGGGTTTGGATTTACAAGGGAAGATAAAAAGAAAAGGCTTTCCCAGTTTTCCGGCGGGGAGCAGACGAAGATTGCTCTTATCCGCCATCTGCTGTTAAAGCCGGATATCCTCCTCTTGGATGAGCCGACCAACCACCTGGATATCCAGGCAACAGAGTGGCTGGAGCAGTATATGGATCAATATGAAAAAGCGGTGATCATGGTATCGCATGACCGCTTTTTTCTGGACCGGACGGCATCGGTGATCTATGAGCTGTCAGGTAAAAAACTGACAAAATATCCGGGCAATTATACCCATTACCGGGAAGAGAAGAGAAAGGCCATACGGATACAGACAAAGGCCTATGAGCGGCAGCAGGAGGAGCTGAAGCGCTTAAATGATCTGGTGGAACGGTTTAAGCATAAGCCAAATAAGGCCGCATTTGCCAGGTCCAAAAGAAAGGCAATGGAAAGGCTGGGCCAGGCAGTGAAGCCGGAGGAGGATGACATCCACATGTTCACAGGACCCTTGGAGCCGGCTTTTTTAGGAAGCAAATGGGTCTTTGAAGCGGAGCACTTAAAACTCGGCTATGACCGCCCTCTCCTTGAACTGACAATGAGGATCCGCAGAGGGCAGAAGATAGGGATCCTGGGACCCAATGGGGCCGGAAAGAGCACTTTTTTAAAGACTGCGGCAGGCCTTATCTCTCCTGTTTCCGGGGAGTATTCCCTGGGAAATCAGATCACCATAGGTTATTTTGACCAGCATTCTTCGGAAATTGATTCTGATAAATCCGTGGCACAGCATTTTCATGATCTCTTTCCCTCTTTAACGGAAAAAGAAGTCCGAAGCACGTTGGGAGCATATCTGTTTGGCGGAAAAGAGGCGGGAAAACGGGTGGGCCTTTTGTCGGGAGGGGAAAAGGCAAGGCTCGTCCTTGCGGAGCTTTTGCAGAGCCGGCCTAATTTTCTGATCCTGGATGAGCCTACCAACCACATGGATATCAGGGCAAAGGAGACCTTGGAATCCGCGTTCCGGGCTTATACTGGAACGATTTTGTTCGTATCCCATGACCGTTACTTTTTAAGCCGGGTGGCGGAGTCGGTTCTCATATTTGAGAATCAGTCTGCCTTTTACTATCCTTTTGGCTATGAGCATTATCTGGAAGGCCGCAGAAAGGCAGAGCGGGGAGGAGGAATCGCAGCGCAGATCAAAGCGGAGGAGCAGGCTTTGATCGCCGGAATGCGCGGAGTTCCCAAGGCAGAACGGCACCGGTTAAAAGAGATACCGGTGGAGGAAGCTTATCTGGAATGGAAGCTTGGCCTGGTTCTGGAGCGGCTTTTGCCGGAAAGGGACCTGGTGATGGAATTGACAGCCGCCATGGAAGGGCTGAAGGATGAGTGGCTGGAATCGGAAGACTTTTGGAAGGGAAAAGAGTGGGAGGAATCCGGCCGGTATGAGGAGCTGAAAAAAGAGTGCCAGAAGGCATGGGAAAACTGGCATGAGCTGTGTCTGGAATGGTTTGATACGGCTTATGAGGAAGAGATGTAAAAAGAAGCGCAGGGCATTGACGGATCATCCGCCAATGCCCTGCGTTTCTTATGTAATATGAGAATGTATTTCTTGATTAATATTTTCCGGAATAATCATAGGTTGGTTCCGCTCTTGTATATGATCCCGGTTCCGTGATCCTGGAGGAAGGAATGTACTCTTCATGAAAATCAACTTGTTCTCCGTTTAGTTTGAATTTCCCCACTTCCTGCTGCAGGGTCTGGGACTGGGCGGTCAGCTCTTCGCTGGAAGCGGAGCTTTCTTCTGCAGTAGCTGCATTTGTCTGTATGACTGCAGATACTTGTGACAGTCCCTGATTGATCTGTTCGATTGCCATTACCTGTTCCGAAGAAGCGGTTTGGATTCCCTGGATGGCCTGTTCCACAAGGCTGGATTTTTCTCCTACTTCCTGAAGGATCCTTGCGGCGTTGGCTGCCATCTTCTTGCCCTCGGTAACGGCTTCCGAGGAATGAACGATGAGATTTGCCGTTTCTTTTGCCGCTTCCGCAGATTTTGTGGCAAGGTTCCGGACTTCATCTGCGACCACCGCAAATCCCTTTCCTGCACTTCCGGCCCGGGCGGCTTCAATAGCGGCATTTAATGCAAGAATATTTGTCTGGAATGCAATATCTTCAATCACTTTCGTAATATTGGAAATTTCTTCTGAAGCTGCGCTGATCTTATTCATGGAGGTATTTAAGCTTTGCATGTGAGAATTGCTTTCCGTCACTCCGGTTCCGTTTTGTTTCACGTATGAAGATGCCAGGCGGACATTCTCCGCATTCTGGCTGGCCTGTCTTGCTACTGTGGTAATGGCGGAGTTAAGCTCTTCAACGGTTGCAGCCTGTTCCGTGGAACCGGAGGCCAGGGCCTGGGCTGCGGAGGATACCTGCTCTGCGCCGGTGTAAACCTGGTCAGCCGCCGTGCTTATAAGAAGCAGGGTCTTGTTAAGATCCTTTTCAATTTTACGGAGTGCAAGGCCAAGGATATCTTCCTCGGAACGGAGAGGAACTTCCTGTGTAAAATCTCCGTTGCTGATTTTTTCGGCAATGAGCACCTGGCTTTTAATGCCTTCCAGCATGGCTGTAAATGCAGAGGCAAGCTGGCCGGTTTCATCCTTGGAATCCACATCCGTAAGATCCACATCCAAATGTCCAAGAGCGATTTTATCAGCAGCCTTTACCACCTGTCCAATAGGCAGGCTGATCATA of the Lacrimispora indolis DSM 755 genome contains:
- a CDS encoding DUF1576 domain-containing protein codes for the protein MTGQPSFKVRNCGPLSRRTKFQILALVPIYFIVAGFFLQPFDGIWRGIITIVREPDFLITDYFAIGGVGAAFVNAGVLTLLSIAIVYFLGMEMSGHTITSCFLMFGFSLFGKNIMNIWAIMMGICLYSYYHKTSITRYIYVGFYGTSLSPIITQIMQIGNLHLASRLILSILVGLAIGFVLPPLSTHTHYAHKGYSLYNVGFSAGIIAVVIVSLMKSFGINIEARLIWSEGNNELFAKLLLFLFFGMIIFAFLLSENVGRRYLDILKTYGLSGTDYVKSEGFAPTLLNMGINGVMSTLILVMIGGALNGPTIGGIFTIVGFSATGKHIRNIFPIMMGVILGGLVQNWSITDPSALLALLLSTTLAPIAGEFGVVAGIIAGFLHSAAALNVGIVYGGMNLYNNGFAGGLIATFLVPVLQSIRDRKAHAHVHDSL
- a CDS encoding ABC-F family ATP-binding cassette domain-containing protein; the protein is MLYQIKDGTVTAGGSLILSHIDFEIHGKEKIAVVGNNGAGKTTLLRLIAGELELDRDDKREGPGITSSRKLTVGYLKQQAFEDKGRTVGEELLSSCPFADSFAMERFEYEREYDTLFTGFGFTREDKKKRLSQFSGGEQTKIALIRHLLLKPDILLLDEPTNHLDIQATEWLEQYMDQYEKAVIMVSHDRFFLDRTASVIYELSGKKLTKYPGNYTHYREEKRKAIRIQTKAYERQQEELKRLNDLVERFKHKPNKAAFARSKRKAMERLGQAVKPEEDDIHMFTGPLEPAFLGSKWVFEAEHLKLGYDRPLLELTMRIRRGQKIGILGPNGAGKSTFLKTAAGLISPVSGEYSLGNQITIGYFDQHSSEIDSDKSVAQHFHDLFPSLTEKEVRSTLGAYLFGGKEAGKRVGLLSGGEKARLVLAELLQSRPNFLILDEPTNHMDIRAKETLESAFRAYTGTILFVSHDRYFLSRVAESVLIFENQSAFYYPFGYEHYLEGRRKAERGGGIAAQIKAEEQALIAGMRGVPKAERHRLKEIPVEEAYLEWKLGLVLERLLPERDLVMELTAAMEGLKDEWLESEDFWKGKEWEESGRYEELKKECQKAWENWHELCLEWFDTAYEEEM
- a CDS encoding methyl-accepting chemotaxis protein, with translation MKKFRDYSITRKLLTAFLGMVLIMLVIGSMGIFGMARINQMDTFLYKNQTAPMKDLIFATKSLYQLREDSNAMIIHAGDTMELETLEQRYIESKNNFLNGSAAYRTSIQNSEALSLIDEATQLFTDTFDPAIQKCLNTAKQGSKNTALTAFDQDKDKIQKIYDNFDRLAEIRLEDAHQTSKTNDSTAIILTVMLCVILAAGTAFNIFLGFRISHMISLPIGQVVKAADKIALGHLDVDLTDVDSKDETGQLASAFTAMLEGIKSQVLIAEKISNGDFTQEVPLRSEEDILGLALRKIEKDLNKTLLLISTAADQVYTGAEQVSSAAQALASGSTEQAATVEELNSAITTVARQASQNAENVRLASSYVKQNGTGVTESNSHMQSLNTSMNKISAASEEISNITKVIEDIAFQTNILALNAAIEAARAGSAGKGFAVVADEVRNLATKSAEAAKETANLIVHSSEAVTEGKKMAANAARILQEVGEKSSLVEQAIQGIQTASSEQVMAIEQINQGLSQVSAVIQTNAATAEESSASSEELTAQSQTLQQEVGKFKLNGEQVDFHEEYIPSSRITEPGSYTRAEPTYDYSGKY